The Candidatus Bathyarchaeota archaeon DNA window TGGCGGATTATCATGTTGAGCGATTTCACCGTTGTGCAAAGATAACTGAAATCTATGAGGGGACAACTGAAATTCAGAAGCTGACAATCATGAGGTACCTCCTGAAAAGAATGTAACCTTAATTGCATGCATGGTTTTCTTGACTTGATTTTAATCTATGAGACAGCAAAGGATGGTAAGACTTCTTCGCCAAATTTCCTCACGTTATGAAGGGTGCCAAGTGGGAATTGAAGCAAAATGTAATTAATCCCTATTTGAGCTAGTCGCTCAATCTTATTTGCAATGTGCTTGGGGGAGCCAATAAGCCCAGAAGAAACAACGCTTTTAGATTTGTCTGGAAAACAGTTTCCCGCCAGTTCAATAGCCTCGTCCGAACTTTCGCTCAAAATGGTGATTGCCGACATCGCGTATTCAACTCTTTTAGAGTATTTTTCTTCGAACTTCTTTACTCTCGCTGCGACGGTTTCTGGTGTTGCGCCACTGAAAAGCCACACATCTGCTTGTTCCGCTGCGACTCGCTCGGAAGCTTTAGAAGTGCCACCATACCATATGGGCGGCCTAGGTTTTTGGATAGGTTTTGGCTCGAGATTTGCTCGCCTTACGTGAAAGTGCTTGCCCTTGATCGTAACTTCCTTTTTCATCCATAGTTCTTTGATTAATTGCAAGGCTTCGCTTGCGGCTTCTATGCGATGGTTATGACTGAGGAATTTGATTCCATACGCTTGGAATTCTCGTTCAAACCAGCATGCGCCCATCGCGAGTATGAACCTGCCATTGCTGATGTTATCAAGGGTTGCCGACATTTTGGCGAGAATTGCAGGATGTCGAAAAGCGTAGCAGAGAGTAGCGTGAGCCAGCTTCACATGTTCTGTAAGTGGTGCGAGGGCCGCAAGTGTAGTCCAAGCTTCCAAGCTTGGGTAATCTTCACCTCTAATCGGGTTCAGAAGGTGGTCTGGTATCCAAAGAGAATGATATCCATTTCTCTCAGCTTCCACTGCAATCTTCTTCATGTACTCAAAAGAAACGGGTTCATCGAGTTGACGACCTTTTACCCATCCGCCGTATACGGGCATCATAACGCCAAACTTCATGTTACATCTCCCTTTTGACATACCGGTTAACCTCTTCATACATATAACATTCATCTAAACATTAAAACAGGTAATCTTAGACAAACCAAGCCAAATCTTAGATAAATTGTATGTGCGTTCCAGTTTTTAGATAAGGTTTTAGAGGTGGCGGTGCCCTGCCAATTCCTCATCTCTTCTTCCATTCTTTTATTCATCGCGTAAATCCTGCAAGAAACCTCCTATGGTCGACCCCTGCAAAACAAAAAAATGGGGGGTTTGCGGGAGATATCTCCAGTTTAGCTGAAGCTACCTCACCCCGTCCCCTGCATGCATGCTCTATCTAAACACGAAAGGTACCTATTTTGGTAGATATTTTGAAAAGATTGTGAGCACAAGAAACCCATGAGTGCACGCGTGGTTAAATCGAGCTGTACCTAAGAAGTTTCGTAGTTTTCTTACTTTTTCGCTAAAAATATAAATCTAAGGGTTCATTGTAGTCTTACTAAACATTGAGGAGATTTTCGTGGGATTACTTGACAGATTTAGAAAAAAGAAAACTGAAGAGCAAACACTAACAAAAAAAGCTAAAGAAGTTAAGGAAGCTACTGATTTGGAAAAAATCTGTGTTGATGACAAAGAGAGCTACGAGGCTCTACGTGAAAGCATGTTTCTAGATCCAAGAAAGCTCGATGTATCAATGAAAGATTCGGTAGAAAAAGCGAAAAGCTTTGAGAAACAAGGAAAGAAAGTAGAAACAAAAATATGGTATGAAGTTGCAGGAGGACTAGCTATCTATAAAGGAGATGTGGAAAAGGTCAAAAAGTATTTCAGTAAATGCAAAGAATTGTCGCCGAACAGTGCCTATCCGATTTTAGAAATTCCGGAGAAAGCCGTAGGTAAAGCTCAAGAATATTACCGAAAATATCTGAAAGAAGAAACGCTATAATGGCTCGAACTTGTATAATATTCTGCCTTCGGCGTTCGATCACTTGCCACTCGAACTGACATGCCAATCTTAAGGTTCTTCACAGTAACACCCGTCAGTTGTGCCAGCAGTCTCAACTCATCTTCAAGCTCCGCTATGCATGTATGTGTATTGAAGCCTAAAAAAGAAAAGGAGAGAATTAAAGAGTCATGACAAACATGAGGCGTTCAACTAATTCCTTATAGCGGTTTCGAATAGTGACTTCAGTTACCTGAGCAATTTCAGCTATTTCCCGTTGAGTCTTTCTTTCTCCAGTCAGTACAGATGCGATATAGCTGGCGGCTGCGGCTATGCCGGTGGGTCCTCTGCCCGAGGTAAGTTTGAGTTCTTGTGCAGTATTAAGGATTTTGTGAGCAATTTCTTCGACTTTTCCTTGCATAATGAGTTGACTGGAGAATTTGGTCACGTATTGACTGGGTTTTACGGGCGGAATAAAATAATCAAGCTCCTTGACCAAGAACCTGTAGCTGCGGCCCACTTCCTTTTTGGCGATGTTAGACGCTTGAGCAATTTCCTCAAGTGTTCGTGCGAGTCTGCATTGTCTACAAGCCACGTAGATAGCGGCAGCAGTTACACCTTGGATGGACCGTCCACGAATGAGATGTTCTTTAACGGCTTTTCGATAGATGACCGAGGCGGTTTCCAAGATGTTTTTTGGCAGATTAAGATTGTTGGCTATTTTTGAAATCTCAGATAAGGCGAAGGCAAGGTTCCTCTCAGTAGCGTCAGAAACCCTGATGCGGCGTTGCCACTTTCGAAGCCGATAAATCTGAGCCTTTTGCCCAGGAGAAAGCCTTTTTCCATAAATGTCGCGGTCGTGCCAATCAATCATAGTGGAGAGCCCTTTATCATGAATCGTGTACGTAAGAGGAGCGCCGACACGAGTTCGCTTAGCACGTTGTTCGTGGTCAAACGCACGCCATTCTGGCCCTCGATCTGCGATTTTAGAGTCAACAACAAACCCACAGGCCATGCATACAATTTCGGCGCATTCATAGTCCCGCATCAGTCGGGCGCTCCCGCATTCAGGGCACTGCCGAACCTTTACGGGTTGCGTAGGAATTTCTCTACTCACTTTCTTCTCCTTCTCTTCACCTTTTTGGATTCGGGGGATGGGATGGAGTAAAGAACACGATTAACGAGACGATGTAGGTCACCCATCTCGGTCTTCACCGAAACGTATGGAGAGGAGACCGGTCCGAAAATGTCCAAAACTGTTCCTACGGGCTTGAGTTTTTCATCGACAACTCTGTCTCTGATTCGTGGAAGATTTTCCGCCTTAAGAATCATGTTCCGATTGGAACTTATGTGAAGGACTCGACCAATTCTCTGCAAACTTGTGTATTCCCCTCACAAAAAACAATGTTGTCAACGAACCGCGTTATTTAAACATTTCTTTTGGTGCGTTTAATTCTGAGCCTTTCTGGGCTTTTTCTCCTTTCTAAGCCCGTTTTCAGCCATTAATAACCCCCCTCACGTCTCAGAGAAATGCCATATGACACCGTAATGATTAAAACACTTGAGATTCATAACAAGTTGGGTATCAACATGCGAAAACGAGACAAAATCGTTCTGTGGCCCGTTTACTTTGATTCCACAAAAACTAGGTTAGAAGGACGAAAGGTTCCCAAACGCCTCGCCACACCCGCACCCAAACTAGATGTAATTCAAAAAGCAATTGAGCAAACCGGTCTTAAACCCGAAGTCGTTCCCGGCGCTGCACGTCCGAACGCTCCATGGCAAAAAACAGGCTTCATTGTCACAACTAAAAAAGGGTCCAAAACTCAGACCATATATAAAGTTGCTAAAGAACTCCAACGCCTTCGTGCGCAAACCTGAATCTTACTAGATTCCCTTGTATAACGACGGCCATTATAGTATTAGGCTGCCTTTTTTGGAATAAGAATAGCATTTACTACGCCGTTTTGTCCAGGGCGAGATGTCACCCGCGCTGTCCCTAACGATGTTTCGATGATTGTTCCCTTTGTGATTATGCCTCTACGGTCATAATCCACGTTAGCCGGGTTCTTTATCACTCGGGCAATCTTGACTTTTTTGGTCTTCCCAGTGGATAGATCAGAAATGTTTGCATGCGTGGTACTCAGCAATCGAATTTTCACTATACCTCCCCGTTTTTGAGTGAACCTCTTTTTATCTGTGCCTAATGATGTTTCAGCGGGAAAGGAGCCTCTTTCAAATCTTCTCTTCTTTCGATAGGAGCTTTTTCTGCCGCCGGACGCTTTTTTCTTACGTTGGTCTCCATGCCATACCGACAAGTCCACATCTCCTTAACAGGTTTCGATGAATGTGAAGACCAGCTATTGCTATTAAGCTTTATCTTTCAATATGATTGGCGGTAATGAAGACAATTACATCCCAGAAGAACACGGGTGATAAAATGTCCTCAAGTCCATTTTCTGAATATTAAATTAAAAAGCAGCAGTTCACTTCTTATCCTTAGAGTGGATACAGTTGCCAAGGAAAGTTTCTAAAATTCGTAAAAGAGACGACAGAATTGTCGATTTTGATCAGGGAAAGATTGCAACTGCAATTTCTAAGGCTATGGCCGCTGTCAACTATGAGGATGGAAGGCTAGCTCAGAAACTTTCAGACGAAGTTGTAAAACTTATAAACAAACGGTTTGAAGGCGGAATTCCAAGCGTTGAAAATGTTCAAGACATTGTTGAGGAAGTTCTTATCAGAGAGGAGTACGCTGAGGTAGCCAAAGCCTATATTCTGTACCGGCAAAGACGCACGGAGATTCGAGAGTTTAAGAAGTTCTTTGATGTTGTTGATGATTTGAAGTTAGGAGTCAACGCAATAAAGGTGCTGAAGACTAGGTATCTACTTAGGGATGAGGAAGGTAATGTTACTGAGACCTCAAGTCAAATGTTTCGTCGAGTTGCTAAAGCCGTAGCTAAGGCAGATCTTCTGTATGATAAGGAGGCAGATGCGAAGAAGACGGAGGAAGAATTTTATCAAATCATTGCGAATCGTGAGTTTTTGCCGAATTCTCCCACTATGATGAATGCTGACACTCGGCTTGGACAGCTTTCTGCGTGTTTTGTTTTGCCTGTTGAGGATTCGATTGAAGGAATTTTTGACGCGGTGACGCGTATGGCAATGATTCACAAGTCTGGTGGAGGAACTGGCTTCTCGTTTTCGAGGCTTCGGCCCAAGGGAGATATTGTGGGGTCTACGAAGGGCATTGCTTCTGGCCCCGTGTCTTTTATGCGTGTTTTTGACGTAGCGACTGATGTGATTAAGCAGGGGGGGCGGAGAAGAGGAGCCAACATGGGCATTTTGCATGTTACGCATCCTGATATTTTGGAATTTATTACGGCAAAGTCGACGGAAGGTATGTTGATGAACTTTAACATTTCTGTGGCTGTTACTGATGAGTTTATGGAGGCGGTTGAGAAGGATGCTGAATATGACTTGGTGAATCCTCGGACAGGAAGGGTTGAGAAGAACCTGCGTGCCAAAGATGTTTTTGATCTGATAGTTGTGACTGCGTGGAAGAGTGGTGATCCTGGACTTGTGTTTATTGATGAAATAAATCGTCGTAATCCGACACCGAGCCTTGGGGTGATTGAAAGCACTAATCCTTGTGGAGAGCAGCCTCTATTGCCTTACGAATCCTGTAACTTGGGCTCTATTAATCTGGCTAATATGGTTAAAGATGGGGCTGTGAATTGGGAGAAGTTGAGAAGAGTTATCATAACCGCTGTTCATTTTCTGGATAACGTAATTGATGTAAATAAGTATCCTATGTCGGAAATTGAGAAGATGACTAAGGAGAATCGGAAGATCGGGCTTGGTATCATGGGGTTTGCTGACATGCTTATTCAATTAGGGGTTCCATATGATTCGGAGAAAGCTTTGGCTATAGGTGAGAGGGTTATGAGGTTTATCGATGAAGAGGCAAAGAATGTGTCAATGGAACTCGGTGAGAAACGTGGTCCTTTCCAGAATTTTAAGGATAGCGTTTGGAAGAAAAAAGGCTTTAAGACGTTGCGTAATGCGGCTATGACTACTATTGCTCCCACGGGGTCGATTAGTATTATCGGTGGTTGTTCAAGTGGAATTGAGCCCCTGTTTGCTATAGCCTTCGTCCGTAACGTGATGAGTGGAACACGGTTGTTGGAGGTCCAGCCTCTGTTTGAACGTTTGTTGCAGGAAAGAGACTTGTATAGTGAGGAGTTGATGTTACGAATTGCAAAGACCGGGTCAATTCAAGGCTTAAAGGAGTTGCCTGAGGATTTAAGGAGGACCTTTGTTACGGCTTTGGATATCGCTCCCGAATGGCATGTGAGGATGCAGGCGGCTTTTCAAAAGCATGTGGATAATGCTGTTTCGAAGACTGTGAATTTGCCTGCTGATGCTACACTTGAGGATGTTAGAGAAGTGTTTTGGTTAGCTTACAGGTTGAAGTGTAAGGGTGTGACTGTGTACAGGTATGGATGTAGAAGGAAGCAGGTTTTGTATGTGGGTCCGATGTTGGCGAAAGAGATGATGGGAGAAGGCTATGTCAGCGCTGATTCTGAGTATGCAGGTGGTTGCCCAGTTGGCACTTGTCCTTTCTGATGCACTGAGGCTTTACATGTGTACTTGTGCGAAGTGGTCTATAGAGGAGAAAGAGAGAGCTAGAGACGGGTAAACCTAGGTCTAGAGTAGGGGCTGGGTGTGTGCGCCAGTTTCTATGTAGTCTGCTGTACGAGTCAAATAGGATTCTGATGGATTTTTTATCATCTGATTAGCTGGGATGTTGTCATGGAACAATGCTTATGTAAAGCTTGTTGTAGAACATGTTTGTTGAGAGAGGGGCTGTCGGCTAGCTTGGTCTAGGCTCTGAGACTCGGGCTCTCGGGACCCCGGTTCAAATCCGGGCAGCCCCACCAGTTTCGTTGTTCTCTTTCCACACGTATACTTAGCGAGATTTAGTTTATCACAACTGAAACTCAACGGAATTTTGATAGGTTTATACTGAAATATTGTCTTGTGATTTAAAGTGACCGCGTTAAAGAAGGAGAAGCCTTTAACTTGGTTTGTCATCGTGAATCTTGCTTTACTGTTTATTAGTGGCTGCTGGATGGTTGGAAGTCTCATGGTAACTTCTTGGAAATCCTCGCTTGGATTTGCTAGGCCCTTGTTATTGACAAGCACTGCCTTGGCAAACATTTCATTCCTCGCTTCAATGCTGGCTTCAATTCTGAGAACGGCAAACATTGCGAAGGAGGACCCAACACGACGAGTAACGGTATACGCCTTCACCGTTGGTATACTCTTCTTGATGGTTTCCATGATCATATTCTGCTGGATAGTCGTCTCCACATCACCCTACTACTCATTTGACTAGAGGAAAAATTCGGACAGCACATTCTGCCTAGACCTAGGCATATCCATGGCTCTGTCTGTACCTGTCTCTGTCCGCCCGTAGCTCGTTGCCCGCTAGTTCGCCGTTTTCTCTCTTTTCACGATTTCTCTTGCGGCAATGACACCTGAAGCAGAGGCCTGAACAAGACCTCTCGTTACTCCAGCTCCATCACCTATGGTAAACATATTACGAATCTTCGTCTCCAAACAGTCGCTCAATTGAAGCTTTGTAGAATAAAATTTCACTTCAACACCGTATAACAATGTGTGTTTCGAGTTCACTCCCGGCGCAATTTGATCCAAGGCTTCAAGCATTTCACGAATGTCCATTAGGTAGCGGTAGGGTATGACGAAACTCAGGTCTCCTGGCGTGGCGTTCTTTAACGTCGGAACAACTACGCTTCTTTTCATTCTGTCCTCAGTTGACCGCCGCCCAGCTTGAAGATCGCCCAGTCTCTGAACGATCACGCCTCCGCCGAGAAGATTCGTGAGCCTCGCAAGATACTTCCCGTACGCAATGGGTTCTCTGAAAGGTTCAGTGAAAGATGTGCTAACGAGGATGGCGAAGTTGGTATTTCCTGTCTTTCTCTCCGCATAGCTCTGGCCATTCACCGTCAAAATGCCATCATACGATTCCGTGATGACTTCGCCCTCAGGTGCAACACAGAAAGTCCTCACCTGATCATCGAAACACTTTGAGTAATAGATAAACTTGGGCTCATACAACACGTTTGTCAGCTCCGCCATAACCGGCGCCAAAACTTCAACCCTAATGCCCACATCAACAGGATTGTTCAACGTTTTTAGGCCCAACGACTGAGCCTCGCACTTCAACCATTCAGCCCCACTTCTGCCAGGTGCCACAATAACGTATCTTCCAAGGATTTTTTCGCCCTTAACCGTCTCCACACCCTCAACTTTGCCTCCTTTTACCAACAGTCCTTTCACTTCGGTTCTAGTTCGAACCTCAACTCTGTCGTTCAAATACCTACGCAACTTGTGAAGGGTGTCGGCGCAATTCTCGGTGCCCATGTGACGTATTTTTTGCTGAACAAGTTTTAAGCCAGCAAGGGATGCCTTTCGCTCGATCGCGTCGATTTTGTCAGGATCAACCCCATAAAGATGCTTTGGGGCCCCAAATTTCAAGTAAATGTTATCCACGTAGTCTATAAGCCCTTCCAGCTCTTTCTCAGTACGATAATCGGTGAGCCATCCACCAACCCTAGTGGACAAGGTTAGTTTCCCATCGCTGAACGCTCCCGCGCCACCCCAACCGGACAAGAGCACGGAAGGGTCAGGGTGCACTTGCCCCAAGCCTTTATCTGCTGGACGCTTGCGTTGGTCAATGTCGGGTCCCTTGTCCAAAATAAGGACGCTCAATTTTGTGTTCGCGGTCAGCTCGAATGCCGAGAATATTCCCGCTGGGCCAGCGCCCACAATTATTACGTCAAATTTCAACTGGAAATCCCTCGAAGACCCACAACTACATCTCATAGGTATAATATATGTTTTAGCAAAGTAAGTGTGGTTTATTGACTTCTTATACTGAGAGGCTTGTTGCTATCAAAACGTTGACAGGAACTTAGGAGATATGCGTTGACATACGACAGTGATCCTCTACGAAGGTTTAATCCTTGATTGCTTCCAGTATGCTCATCACGTTCCAAAGTTTCACCCTAGTATAGGGTGGCATATTAGGGTCCTGCAAGATGTCGTCAAGGATGGATATCGCGTTGGACGCCCTTACCGCTGGTGTATACTCCGTCAAATCAAGAGCACTGATAGACTGTCTTGCAGCCCTCCTTATGTTGCGGGGAGTTGTGGTATCTTCAGAAACTTGCCCGAGAACAACAGTTGCTTGTTTTATTCTTTCCGCATACTCCTGCAGCTTCTTTTTTCTTACCATACAGAAGCCTCCTAACAGTGTGGTGTCGCAGATGCTTAAATTACTTCTAATTATTGCCCAGACACTGATTTATACCATTTGTGTTCTTCTTAGTATCTTCCACATAGTCTTCTTCTCATTTTCTATGGCTCATATAAATTAGACCAAGGCATATATTATCTACTCTTAACTAAAATTGTCTTCAAGAGGCTTCAAAAGTTGTCTGGAAGGTTAAAGGACATCCAATCCATGGCCGACATGCTTAAGCAGGGCGGTACACTCACAGAGTTTTCGTGCCCCGCATGCGCTTCACCGTTGTTCAGATTGAAAAGTGGGCAACTCTGGTGTGTAAAGTGTAAAAAACGTGTAGTGGTGGTGAAGGAGGGAGAGCAACTGATAGAGAGATCCGACTCCGTGCTTCTCATCAATTTAGAATCAACTCTTCTCAAAAAGATAGAGGAAATAAACACGAAAATAAAAGAAGAAAAAGATCCGGAACAGCTACAAAAATTGGGAGTGACTCTGTCTACGTTGCTTGAAAACCTCGATAAAACGAGAAAGATGAAAGGAACATGACCTGATCGCAGGAAGGTATTGCTCTTTGCTGGGACATTATGAAAGTTTTCCAGAAACTGTTCACGGAATTGCACGATTCACGTCCCCATCTTCAATAGCGAAGAGGCAGGAGGCGATTCTTCATGCTCTCTATCAACTAAACCATGAAATCTGCGATTTAAAACGCATCGTGCCCGTTTCCTTATTGAAATGCGAGGTTAGCTTCGAGTTTGGAGCGGCTGAAGCCGAAGAGTTCAATTATTTAGATGTGGAGGAGTTGAATAAGTTTCGTAAAAGCGTTGTTGATAAGACTTTCTCGGTATTAGATTTTTTCTGCGTTGTCCGTTATCATGTAAACAAAAAGGGTAAACGTGTTCCATTAAAGTTTGATTATCATCTGCTCCGTTTCATGTTCTATGGTAGCAGCATGGAATTACGAGTAATCCATGAACGTGGTGCACAACACGTTTCTTTGGAAGAACTCATTGCCTTCATAGCAAAGCGTGTAAATGAAGACCTTTCTAAAAAACGACTAAAACCATTAACTTTAGAATATTTAAGAACTCTTTGATACAATGCGTGTCAATGTTTCCCCCAACTTTTCAAAAAATCCAGAACAATTGTTAAAACATCCTTTGACACTTCATCCCTCGGTCGATTTCCATCAACAGGGATCAAGCTTCCATTCTTTACCAGTCTCATGTAAACCTCTCGAACTTTACGCTGAATCTCCAGTCTCTCCATCACTGATCTCCTTCCCCGCAACCTCCTCACCACAACCTCAGCTGGAACATCGATGTAGATCGCCAGATCCGAAGGAAGAGCCAACTCGTTGATCTCCTCAATCCACTTTATGTCCAAACCAGCCGCTCCTTGGTAAGCCCGAGACGAATACACATACCTGTCAGAAACCACGATTTTGCCTTCTTGCAACGCAGGCTTGATCTCCTTTTCCACATGGTCGACGCGATCAACGGCGAAAAGGAGAGCCTCTACCACGCTTGGTACACGTTTCCTCCTCTGAAGAACATACTTTCTTATAAACTTCCCAATCTCTCCTGCACTCGGTTCCGTAGTGTATATGGCTTCGAAACCTCTCTTTTGCAGGTTCCACACAAGCCGACGCGCATGCGTGGTCTTTCCGCTGGCATCCAGCCCCTCAATACAGATGAACAGCCCTCTTTCCTTCACATGGCAGCCCGCCTTTTCACACAAAATGTTTCCTACAGCGTTTCCATTACTCATTATATACATCAATCACTTTATTAATATGCCAAGGTTAGCAGAGCTTGAGGAGAACTTACAATGCGGCGATACTGGGGCGAAATCAAAGACCCTGTTTATGGATACGTTTACATCACCGAAGCAGAGAAAGAAATTATTGATTCTTTTCCAGTGCAGAGGCTTCGGCGACTACGGCAACTTGCGGGAACAGAGTTTGTCTACCCTGGCGCCAACCACACTCGATTCGAACACTCCGTCGGCGTCATGCATCTAGCCGGTCTTTTGTCAGAAAATCCGAATCTCTCACAAGTCCTATCTGAAGATGAAGTTCAAATCATCCGAATAGCTGCTTTACTACACGACGTTGGACATGGCCCGTTCTCACACGTATTTGAACATATACTAACAAAGTTTCTCAACAAAACGCATGAAGATATGACTACATGGATCATCCAGAAGTCAGAGCTAAGAGACGTAATTAACAAACTTGGATATAGCTCCAACATGATTGGAAAACTCGCAGTGGGGTTGCTACATAAGCCTAGCAGAGCATATATGGATCAGATCATTCGAAGTGCTGTTGATGTGGACAAACTCGACTTCATCGTTCGAGACACCTATCACACAGGTGCTCAATACGGATACGTGGACATCTTCCGACTCATCCATATGCTTGATATACTCAATGAAAACCTTGCAATCGATCTGGGAGCCCTTTCAGCCCTTGAATCCTTCATTCTAGCCCGAATTGAATCCTTCAGAAGCATATACTTTCACAGAGTAGGGCGAGCAGTACAGATAATGCTTGCCACGGCCATGGAGGAGGCAAAAGACGAGTTAGGCTTGACAGACTTTAAATCACCTGAGCAATACCTAGCCCTCAACGACTACACTATGTGGACCATGCTGAAAGAATGTAAGAAATCCAAGGCAATTATAGAAAACTTGGAAAGGCGTAGATTACTGAAGTGTGTTTATGACCAAACTTTCTATATGAAAGACAAAACGGTATCCAGCATCTTCGGCGTTGAGGAAATTCGAAATCAAATAAGAGACCAAATTGCTTCAGAGGCAGAAGTGGAACCGCGATCAGTTGTCATCGATGTGCCCACGCTTCCATCTGTTCCGTATCGACACTCAGTTTTGCTGGAGCCTATGGAAATCCCCGTG harbors:
- a CDS encoding acyl-CoA dehydrogenase; its protein translation is ADYHVERFHRCAKITEIYEGTTEIQKLTIMRYLLKRM
- a CDS encoding LLM class flavin-dependent oxidoreductase, whose amino-acid sequence is MNVICMKRLTGMSKGRCNMKFGVMMPVYGGWVKGRQLDEPVSFEYMKKIAVEAERNGYHSLWIPDHLLNPIRGEDYPSLEAWTTLAALAPLTEHVKLAHATLCYAFRHPAILAKMSATLDNISNGRFILAMGACWFEREFQAYGIKFLSHNHRIEAASEALQLIKELWMKKEVTIKGKHFHVRRANLEPKPIQKPRPPIWYGGTSKASERVAAEQADVWLFSGATPETVAARVKKFEEKYSKRVEYAMSAITILSESSDEAIELAGNCFPDKSKSVVSSGLIGSPKHIANKIERLAQIGINYILLQFPLGTLHNVRKFGEEVLPSFAVS
- a CDS encoding transcription initiation factor IIB, coding for MPRIQKGEEKEKKVSREIPTQPVKVRQCPECGSARLMRDYECAEIVCMACGFVVDSKIADRGPEWRAFDHEQRAKRTRVGAPLTYTIHDKGLSTMIDWHDRDIYGKRLSPGQKAQIYRLRKWQRRIRVSDATERNLAFALSEISKIANNLNLPKNILETASVIYRKAVKEHLIRGRSIQGVTAAAIYVACRQCRLARTLEEIAQASNIAKKEVGRSYRFLVKELDYFIPPVKPSQYVTKFSSQLIMQGKVEEIAHKILNTAQELKLTSGRGPTGIAAAASYIASVLTGERKTQREIAEIAQVTEVTIRNRYKELVERLMFVMTL
- a CDS encoding signal recognition particle protein Srp19 (binds to 7S RNA to mediate binding of the signal recognition particle protein Srp54), giving the protein MPYDTVMIKTLEIHNKLGINMRKRDKIVLWPVYFDSTKTRLEGRKVPKRLATPAPKLDVIQKAIEQTGLKPEVVPGAARPNAPWQKTGFIVTTKKGSKTQTIYKVAKELQRLRAQT
- a CDS encoding 30S ribosomal protein S8e, translating into MSVWHGDQRKKKASGGRKSSYRKKRRFERGSFPAETSLGTDKKRFTQKRGGIVKIRLLSTTHANISDLSTGKTKKVKIARVIKNPANVDYDRRGIITKGTIIETSLGTARVTSRPGQNGVVNAILIPKKAA
- a CDS encoding vitamin B12-dependent ribonucleotide reductase produces the protein MQLPRKVSKIRKRDDRIVDFDQGKIATAISKAMAAVNYEDGRLAQKLSDEVVKLINKRFEGGIPSVENVQDIVEEVLIREEYAEVAKAYILYRQRRTEIREFKKFFDVVDDLKLGVNAIKVLKTRYLLRDEEGNVTETSSQMFRRVAKAVAKADLLYDKEADAKKTEEEFYQIIANREFLPNSPTMMNADTRLGQLSACFVLPVEDSIEGIFDAVTRMAMIHKSGGGTGFSFSRLRPKGDIVGSTKGIASGPVSFMRVFDVATDVIKQGGRRRGANMGILHVTHPDILEFITAKSTEGMLMNFNISVAVTDEFMEAVEKDAEYDLVNPRTGRVEKNLRAKDVFDLIVVTAWKSGDPGLVFIDEINRRNPTPSLGVIESTNPCGEQPLLPYESCNLGSINLANMVKDGAVNWEKLRRVIITAVHFLDNVIDVNKYPMSEIEKMTKENRKIGLGIMGFADMLIQLGVPYDSEKALAIGERVMRFIDEEAKNVSMELGEKRGPFQNFKDSVWKKKGFKTLRNAAMTTIAPTGSISIIGGCSSGIEPLFAIAFVRNVMSGTRLLEVQPLFERLLQERDLYSEELMLRIAKTGSIQGLKELPEDLRRTFVTALDIAPEWHVRMQAAFQKHVDNAVSKTVNLPADATLEDVREVFWLAYRLKCKGVTVYRYGCRRKQVLYVGPMLAKEMMGEGYVSADSEYAGGCPVGTCPF
- a CDS encoding FAD-dependent oxidoreductase gives rise to the protein MRCSCGSSRDFQLKFDVIIVGAGPAGIFSAFELTANTKLSVLILDKGPDIDQRKRPADKGLGQVHPDPSVLLSGWGGAGAFSDGKLTLSTRVGGWLTDYRTEKELEGLIDYVDNIYLKFGAPKHLYGVDPDKIDAIERKASLAGLKLVQQKIRHMGTENCADTLHKLRRYLNDRVEVRTRTEVKGLLVKGGKVEGVETVKGEKILGRYVIVAPGRSGAEWLKCEAQSLGLKTLNNPVDVGIRVEVLAPVMAELTNVLYEPKFIYYSKCFDDQVRTFCVAPEGEVITESYDGILTVNGQSYAERKTGNTNFAILVSTSFTEPFREPIAYGKYLARLTNLLGGGVIVQRLGDLQAGRRSTEDRMKRSVVVPTLKNATPGDLSFVIPYRYLMDIREMLEALDQIAPGVNSKHTLLYGVEVKFYSTKLQLSDCLETKIRNMFTIGDGAGVTRGLVQASASGVIAAREIVKREKTAN
- a CDS encoding UPF0147 family protein; translation: MVRKKKLQEYAERIKQATVVLGQVSEDTTTPRNIRRAARQSISALDLTEYTPAVRASNAISILDDILQDPNMPPYTRVKLWNVMSILEAIKD
- the tmk gene encoding dTMP kinase, encoding MMYIMSNGNAVGNILCEKAGCHVKERGLFICIEGLDASGKTTHARRLVWNLQKRGFEAIYTTEPSAGEIGKFIRKYVLQRRKRVPSVVEALLFAVDRVDHVEKEIKPALQEGKIVVSDRYVYSSRAYQGAAGLDIKWIEEINELALPSDLAIYIDVPAEVVVRRLRGRRSVMERLEIQRKVREVYMRLVKNGSLIPVDGNRPRDEVSKDVLTIVLDFLKSWGKH
- a CDS encoding HD domain-containing protein — protein: MRRYWGEIKDPVYGYVYITEAEKEIIDSFPVQRLRRLRQLAGTEFVYPGANHTRFEHSVGVMHLAGLLSENPNLSQVLSEDEVQIIRIAALLHDVGHGPFSHVFEHILTKFLNKTHEDMTTWIIQKSELRDVINKLGYSSNMIGKLAVGLLHKPSRAYMDQIIRSAVDVDKLDFIVRDTYHTGAQYGYVDIFRLIHMLDILNENLAIDLGALSALESFILARIESFRSIYFHRVGRAVQIMLATAMEEAKDELGLTDFKSPEQYLALNDYTMWTMLKECKKSKAIIENLERRRLLKCVYDQTFYMKDKTVSSIFGVEEIRNQIRDQIASEAEVEPRSVVIDVPTLPSVPYRHSVLLEPMEIPVFHKTRDGQKIPQRLSEISAIFDVLRGFMNILRVYTDEKHREQVESAATKLLGGTPSSAKISY